In Spinacia oleracea cultivar Varoflay chromosome 5, BTI_SOV_V1, whole genome shotgun sequence, a single window of DNA contains:
- the LOC110784642 gene encoding uncharacterized protein, protein MAVAQQHQPQEPHFNGGGGAQPPISSTSMAENMNFTSKRQRRPSVRLVEIGDQPAAALTNQWKPINRSSKSRPLTNLSGLNEGKGEKGDANFDNLAIGSWRTKGLNAKRQSKRPRTNWELNELGVGGDEFSRDFEMEGSESPLNEQNPVHSSKDNEKNLQFRATTSVRERIGEDGVGLDGPSDDNGGHSARGWGGEVDGVRAWLNELGLSRYRPVFEFHEVDEEVLPLLTLEDLKDMGIHAVGSRRKMFCAIQKLNKEFS, encoded by the coding sequence ATGGCGGTGGCTCAACAACATCAACCTCAAGAACCCCATTTTAATGGCGGAGGAGGTGCCCAACCCCCAATTTCTTCAACTTCAATGGCGGAAAACATGAATTTTACATCCAAACGACAACGCCGACCAAGTGTTCGACTCGTGGAAATCGGCGACCAACCAGCTGCAGCTCTAACAAATCAATGGAAACCTATCAACAGATCTTCCAAGAGTCGCCCATTAACCAATTTGAGTGGGTTAAATGAAGGAAAAGGAGAAAAGGGTGATGCTAATTTTGATAATCTTGCAATTGGAAGCTGGAGAACTAAGGGTTTAAATGCCAAGAGACAATCGAAACGACCTCGGACGAATTGGGAATTAAACGAATTAGGTGTAGGTGGAGATGAGTTTTCTAGGGATTTTGAAATGGAGGGGTCTGAAAGTCCATTGAATGAGCAAAACCCAGTTCATAGTTCTAAGGATAATGAGAAAAATCTTCAATTTAGGGCAACAACTAGTGTTAGGGAAAGAATTGGGGAAGATGGGGTTGGTTTAGATGGTCCTTCTGATGACAATGGAGGGCATAGTGCAAGAGGATGGGGAGGAGAAGTTGATGGGGTTAGGGCTTGGTTGAATGAATTAGGGTTAAGCCGGTATCGGCCTGTTTTCGAGTTTCACGAGGTGGATGAAGAGGTTCTGCCATTGTTAACATTAGAGGATCTTAAAGATATGGGGATTCATGCTGTAGGTTCTaggaggaagatgttttgtgcAATTCAGAAGCTTAATAAAGAGTTTTCTTGA